Proteins encoded by one window of Kribbella flavida DSM 17836:
- a CDS encoding formimidoylglutamate deiminase, whose protein sequence is MTAYWCARALLPGGIAERVLVTVENGRITAVEAGTAPGDAVRLGGLVVPGLANCHSHAFHRALRGRTQTERGTFWTWREQMYAVASILTPDSYYRLARAVYGEMLLAGITAVGEFHYLHHAPGGRRYDQPNAMGEALIAAARDVGLRIALLDTCYVAGGIDQPLNEVQQRFSDGDASAWGSRVGQLRGADGVVIGAAAHSVRGVPADQLTAVASLLPEAPLHVHLSEQVAENQACLAAYGRTPTQVLDEAGFLSGRTSAVHATHLTGPDIGLLGGSATYACFCPTTERDLADGIGPSVALREAGSPLTLGSDSHAVIDLFEEMRAVELDERLSSQERGHWSAPELLTAATVDGHRSLGFTDAGTIAVGARADLVAVRLDSVRTAGTGASVETVVFAATGADVTDVVVDGVHRVADSHHLKLDVAAELAAAIAEVT, encoded by the coding sequence GTGACGGCGTACTGGTGCGCCCGAGCGCTGCTGCCCGGCGGGATCGCGGAGCGCGTGCTCGTCACGGTCGAGAACGGCCGGATCACCGCCGTCGAGGCCGGGACAGCGCCTGGAGACGCCGTCCGCCTCGGCGGACTCGTCGTACCGGGCCTGGCGAACTGTCACAGCCACGCGTTCCACCGCGCTCTCCGCGGCCGCACGCAGACTGAGCGCGGCACGTTCTGGACCTGGCGCGAGCAGATGTACGCCGTCGCCTCGATCCTCACCCCCGACAGCTACTACCGCCTCGCCCGCGCCGTGTACGGCGAGATGCTGCTGGCCGGGATCACCGCCGTGGGCGAGTTCCACTACCTGCACCACGCCCCGGGCGGCCGCCGGTACGACCAGCCGAACGCGATGGGCGAGGCGCTGATCGCGGCCGCCCGGGACGTCGGTCTGCGGATCGCGCTGCTCGACACCTGCTACGTCGCCGGCGGCATCGACCAGCCGTTGAACGAGGTGCAGCAGCGGTTCAGCGACGGCGACGCGAGCGCCTGGGGATCCCGGGTCGGGCAGCTGCGCGGTGCCGACGGCGTGGTGATCGGCGCGGCCGCGCACTCGGTCCGCGGTGTGCCGGCGGACCAGTTGACGGCAGTCGCCTCGTTGTTGCCCGAGGCACCTTTGCACGTGCACCTGTCGGAGCAGGTCGCGGAGAACCAGGCCTGCCTGGCGGCGTACGGGCGGACGCCGACGCAGGTGCTCGACGAGGCGGGCTTCCTGAGCGGGCGGACCAGCGCGGTCCACGCGACCCACCTGACCGGCCCGGACATCGGCCTGCTCGGCGGCTCCGCGACGTACGCGTGCTTCTGCCCGACCACCGAGCGCGACCTCGCGGACGGCATCGGCCCGTCGGTCGCGCTGCGCGAGGCGGGGTCGCCGCTGACGCTGGGGTCCGACAGCCACGCGGTGATCGACCTGTTCGAGGAGATGCGCGCAGTCGAGCTGGACGAGCGGCTCAGCTCCCAGGAGCGCGGCCACTGGTCGGCGCCCGAGCTGCTCACCGCGGCGACCGTCGACGGTCATCGCTCCCTCGGCTTCACCGACGCGGGCACGATCGCGGTCGGGGCCCGCGCGGACCTGGTCGCCGTGCGGCTGGACAGCGTGCGGACCGCGGGCACGGGCGCGTCGGTCGAGACGGTGGTGTTCGCCGCGACCGGCGCCGACGTGACCGACGTGGTGGTCGACGGCGTGCATCGCGTGGCCGACAGCCACCACCTGAAACTGGATGTGGCGGCCGAGCTGGCCGCAGCCATCGCGGAGGTGACATGA
- a CDS encoding heat shock protein transcriptional repressor HspR, protein MGIPFNHVPTWDDRTPIYVISVAAQLAGMHPQTLRQYDRLGLVVPSRASGRGRRYSAYDVAKLRYVQHLSQEEGINLAGIRHILELQSEVEDLRRRVNQLLAEVQRGVGVSQRSTASRVFSAGPAGDVIAMGRQQTTTRWIRSQPLEITRN, encoded by the coding sequence ATGGGCATCCCGTTCAACCACGTGCCGACCTGGGACGACCGGACGCCGATCTACGTGATCTCGGTGGCGGCCCAACTGGCCGGCATGCACCCGCAGACCCTGCGGCAGTACGACCGGCTCGGCCTGGTGGTGCCGAGCCGGGCGAGCGGGCGCGGACGCCGCTACTCGGCGTACGACGTGGCCAAGTTGCGCTATGTGCAGCACCTGTCCCAGGAAGAGGGCATCAACCTGGCGGGCATCCGGCACATCCTCGAGCTGCAGTCGGAGGTCGAGGACCTGCGCCGCCGGGTGAACCAGTTGCTCGCGGAGGTCCAGCGCGGAGTCGGGGTGTCCCAGCGCAGTACCGCCAGCCGGGTCTTCTCGGCCGGTCCCGCGGGCGACGTCATCGCGATGGGCCGGCAGCAGACCACCACGCGCTGGATTCGCAGCCAGCCGCTCGAGATCACCCGGAACTGA
- a CDS encoding LuxR C-terminal-related transcriptional regulator codes for MGRRDRQVLRPQPAGLPHPSSRLPVLNRSSGRANAEFRWCGQRSGGTRRASGRPPRLLDRSARSRPDPEESGRLDELTAREREVLRLVAEGNSNAEIAATLHLTEHTVKTHVSRMLAKTGLRDRVQAVILAYDTGLVEPRPTDQRRSP; via the coding sequence GTGGGTCGGCGAGACCGACAAGTACTACGGCCTCAACCTGCAGGTCTACCGCATCCGAGCAGCCGACTTCCTGTCCTGAACCGGAGTTCAGGGCGCGCGAACGCGGAGTTCAGGTGGTGCGGACAACGGTCCGGCGGTACTCGTAGAGCGTCAGGGCGGCCGCCGCGGCTGCTCGACCGGTCCGCCCGCAGCCGGCCGGACCCTGAGGAGTCCGGCCGGCTGGACGAACTGACCGCCCGCGAGCGCGAGGTGCTCCGGCTGGTGGCCGAGGGCAACTCGAACGCGGAGATCGCGGCGACGCTGCACCTGACCGAGCACACGGTCAAGACGCACGTCAGCCGGATGCTGGCCAAGACCGGGCTGCGAGACCGGGTGCAGGCGGTGATCCTCGCCTACGACACCGGCCTCGTCGAGCCCCGTCCGACGGATCAGCGGCGGAGTCCGTAG
- the hutI gene encoding imidazolonepropionase: MSSLLLTGISSLVTNDPEHGPLLGELHDAALVVEGSKIAWVGSRRSAPAADSSLELGDRAVLPGFVDSHAHLVFAGDRAEEFAARMTGTPYSAGGIRTTVAATRGAADEQLAATVARLVAEMRRQGTTTVEIKSGYGLTVADEARSLAVAAEFTDETTYLGAHVVPAEFADDPAGYVDLVTGPMLTAAAKHAKWVDVFVERGAFDADQARAILRAGQAAGLAARVHANQLGEGPGVQVACEVGAAAADHCTFLTAADVDALASSGVVAGLLPAIEFSTRSPYPDARRLLDAGVTVALATDCNPGSGYSSSMPFCIALAVREMRMSPAEAVWSATAGGAAALRRTDIGRLTVGARADLAVLDAPSYLHLAYRPGVPLVTRTFIAGRPV, encoded by the coding sequence ATGAGCTCGCTGCTGCTGACCGGGATCAGCTCACTGGTGACGAACGACCCGGAGCACGGACCGCTGCTCGGCGAGCTGCACGACGCCGCGCTGGTGGTCGAGGGCAGCAAGATCGCCTGGGTCGGGTCCCGCCGGTCGGCGCCGGCCGCGGACAGCTCGCTGGAGCTGGGCGACCGGGCGGTGCTGCCGGGCTTCGTGGACTCGCACGCGCACCTGGTGTTCGCCGGCGACCGCGCCGAGGAGTTCGCCGCCCGGATGACCGGTACGCCGTACAGCGCGGGCGGGATCCGGACCACGGTCGCCGCGACCCGTGGGGCCGCCGACGAGCAGCTCGCGGCCACCGTGGCCCGGCTGGTCGCCGAGATGCGCCGGCAGGGCACGACAACCGTCGAGATCAAGTCCGGCTACGGGCTGACGGTCGCCGACGAGGCCCGCTCGCTGGCTGTCGCGGCGGAGTTCACCGACGAGACGACGTACCTGGGGGCGCACGTCGTACCGGCCGAGTTCGCCGACGACCCGGCCGGGTACGTCGACCTGGTGACCGGGCCGATGCTGACGGCCGCGGCCAAGCACGCCAAGTGGGTCGACGTGTTCGTCGAACGCGGCGCCTTCGACGCCGACCAGGCCCGCGCGATTCTTCGGGCCGGGCAGGCCGCGGGCCTGGCGGCGCGCGTGCACGCGAACCAGCTGGGCGAAGGCCCCGGCGTCCAGGTGGCGTGTGAGGTCGGCGCCGCGGCCGCGGACCACTGCACGTTCCTCACCGCTGCCGACGTGGACGCGCTGGCGTCGTCCGGAGTGGTCGCCGGACTGCTGCCGGCGATCGAGTTCTCCACCCGCTCGCCGTACCCCGATGCCCGCCGGCTGCTGGACGCCGGCGTCACCGTCGCCCTGGCGACCGACTGCAACCCCGGCTCCGGCTACTCGTCCTCGATGCCGTTCTGCATCGCCCTGGCCGTCCGCGAGATGCGGATGAGCCCGGCCGAAGCCGTCTGGTCCGCCACTGCGGGCGGCGCCGCCGCACTGCGCCGCACCGACATCGGCCGCCTCACCGTCGGCGCCCGCGCCGACCTCGCCGTGCTCGACGCCCCCTCCTACCTCCACCTCGCCTACCGCCCCGGCGTGCCGCTCGTCACCCGAACCTTCATCGCCGGCCGCCCGGTGTGA
- a CDS encoding GNAT family N-acetyltransferase — MKLRPLSTVDEAAVLALNAAEAHLDPLGPDRLDWLRLIAAHAAVVDVDGEVAGFVLTFAPGSAYDGLDFQWFAATYADRFLYLDRIVVAPAHRRQGIADLVYRAVERSATPFDRLVCGVRSDPPDEPALALHAARGFVEVGKLRHPEGTTNAMLSKELTD; from the coding sequence GTGAAACTCCGCCCCCTGTCCACCGTTGACGAGGCCGCCGTACTCGCCCTCAACGCCGCCGAGGCCCACCTCGACCCACTCGGCCCGGATCGGCTCGACTGGCTCCGGCTGATCGCCGCGCACGCCGCCGTCGTGGACGTCGACGGCGAGGTCGCCGGCTTCGTGCTCACCTTCGCCCCGGGTTCGGCGTACGACGGACTCGACTTCCAGTGGTTCGCCGCGACCTACGCCGACCGCTTCCTCTACCTGGACCGGATCGTGGTCGCTCCGGCGCACCGCCGCCAGGGCATCGCCGACCTCGTCTACCGGGCCGTCGAGCGCTCGGCCACGCCGTTCGACCGGCTGGTCTGCGGGGTCCGGTCCGACCCGCCGGACGAGCCGGCGCTCGCCTTGCACGCCGCCCGCGGCTTCGTCGAGGTCGGCAAGCTGCGCCACCCGGAGGGCACCACCAACGCGATGCTGTCGAAGGAACTCACCGACTGA
- the dnaJ gene encoding molecular chaperone DnaJ, with the protein MSTKDWLEKDFYKVLGVSKTAEPDEIKKAYRKLARKYHPDSNAGDASAEAKFKEVSEAYDVVGDAKKRKEYDEARRLFGSGGFRMPGGAGQAGQGFGFDVGDLFNRGGTAAGGAGGGLGDILGGMFGGGGRPTTTTSTARPRRGADIETEATIEFGEAVNGVTVALRMTSDEPCKTCRGTGAKYGTVPKVCLKCEGTGMQTSVQGGVFAMTEPCTECKGRGLVVDQPCETCHGSGRGQSSKTMQVRIPAGVQDNQRIRLKGKGAAGERGGPAGDLYVTVHVKPHRIFGRQGEHLTLTVPVSFTEAALGAEIKVPTLDGLPVTVRIPAGTANGSKLRVRGKGSVRRDGSKGDLLLTIEVQVPQELSDEQRARLQEFSSASDQPDLRAGLFGSA; encoded by the coding sequence GTGAGTACGAAAGACTGGTTGGAGAAGGACTTCTACAAGGTTCTCGGCGTCTCCAAGACGGCAGAGCCGGACGAGATCAAGAAGGCCTACCGCAAGCTGGCGCGCAAGTACCACCCGGACTCCAACGCCGGGGACGCGTCGGCGGAGGCCAAGTTCAAGGAGGTCTCCGAGGCGTACGACGTCGTCGGCGATGCCAAGAAGCGCAAGGAGTACGACGAGGCGCGCCGGCTGTTCGGCAGCGGCGGCTTCCGGATGCCGGGTGGTGCCGGTCAGGCTGGGCAGGGGTTCGGCTTCGACGTCGGCGACCTGTTCAACCGGGGCGGCACCGCCGCGGGCGGCGCCGGTGGCGGTCTCGGCGACATCCTGGGCGGCATGTTCGGCGGTGGTGGCCGGCCCACGACCACCACGTCGACCGCGCGGCCGCGGCGGGGTGCCGACATCGAGACCGAGGCGACGATCGAGTTCGGCGAGGCCGTGAACGGTGTCACCGTGGCGCTCCGGATGACCAGCGACGAGCCGTGCAAGACCTGTCGCGGTACCGGCGCGAAGTACGGCACCGTGCCGAAGGTCTGCCTCAAGTGCGAAGGCACCGGCATGCAGACCTCCGTCCAGGGCGGCGTCTTCGCGATGACCGAGCCCTGCACCGAGTGCAAGGGCCGCGGTCTGGTCGTCGACCAGCCGTGCGAGACCTGCCACGGCTCCGGCCGCGGCCAGTCGAGCAAGACCATGCAGGTCCGCATCCCGGCGGGCGTGCAGGACAACCAGCGGATCCGGCTCAAGGGCAAGGGCGCGGCCGGCGAACGGGGTGGCCCGGCGGGCGACCTCTACGTCACCGTGCACGTCAAGCCGCACCGGATCTTCGGCCGGCAGGGTGAGCACCTGACCCTGACGGTTCCGGTCAGCTTCACCGAGGCCGCGCTGGGCGCCGAGATCAAGGTCCCGACGCTCGACGGCCTGCCGGTCACCGTGCGGATCCCGGCCGGCACCGCGAACGGCAGCAAGCTGCGCGTCCGCGGCAAGGGATCGGTCCGGCGGGACGGCAGCAAGGGCGACCTGCTGCTGACCATCGAGGTGCAGGTTCCGCAGGAACTGAGCGACGAGCAGCGCGCGAGGCTGCAGGAGTTCAGCTCGGCGTCGGACCAGCCTGATCTACGGGCCGGGTTGTTCGGGAGCGCGTGA
- a CDS encoding exo-alpha-sialidase translates to MSRVVVARSIAGQLPYFPSAVRLADGRVLVVWREGLAHVRSVGRIVAAESADGGRSWSEPRVVVDTLYDDRDPMLVQLSSGDILLSWFQIDWSVRPYVCPAVLVARSADGGTTWADPVVVGSAMVDHDTDEVWHGFRAGHIVAHGQILELPNGDLLAPVYGVFPGDTCHAASVVRSTDGGRTWPADGEVILGRKPEREYLEPVLTLLSDGQVVALLRTDEEAELVRSDDNGFTWSEPELCGLHASSSDTLTLSDGAVLLAYGDVSKRFNPGRPTVATIVQDPRGPWDQDPLHVVIDAGRDTVDQANPAVVELPGDELLIISYDIFTREIVGELLPRSALQ, encoded by the coding sequence ATGAGCCGCGTCGTGGTTGCCCGGAGTATCGCTGGTCAGTTGCCGTACTTTCCGAGTGCTGTTCGGCTTGCTGACGGGCGGGTGCTGGTGGTGTGGCGCGAAGGGCTGGCGCACGTTCGCAGTGTCGGGCGGATCGTGGCGGCGGAGAGCGCGGACGGTGGGCGGAGCTGGTCGGAGCCGCGGGTGGTGGTCGACACCCTCTACGACGACCGGGATCCGATGCTGGTCCAGTTGAGCAGTGGGGACATCCTGCTGAGCTGGTTCCAGATCGACTGGTCGGTGCGGCCGTACGTGTGTCCCGCGGTGCTGGTGGCGCGGTCCGCCGACGGCGGTACTACGTGGGCTGACCCCGTCGTGGTCGGGTCGGCGATGGTCGACCACGACACCGACGAGGTGTGGCACGGGTTCCGCGCGGGGCACATCGTGGCGCACGGGCAGATCCTCGAGCTGCCGAACGGGGATCTGCTGGCTCCGGTGTACGGCGTGTTCCCGGGTGACACGTGCCACGCGGCGAGCGTCGTACGGTCGACCGACGGTGGGCGGACGTGGCCGGCCGACGGGGAGGTGATCTTGGGGCGGAAGCCGGAGCGGGAGTACCTGGAGCCGGTGCTGACCTTGCTGTCCGACGGTCAGGTGGTGGCGCTGCTGCGGACCGACGAGGAGGCGGAGCTCGTTCGCTCCGACGACAACGGCTTCACCTGGTCCGAGCCGGAGCTGTGCGGCTTGCACGCGTCCTCGTCCGACACGTTGACGCTGTCGGACGGCGCCGTGCTGCTCGCGTACGGCGACGTGTCCAAGCGCTTCAACCCCGGCCGCCCGACCGTGGCGACGATCGTCCAGGACCCCCGTGGTCCCTGGGACCAGGACCCCCTGCACGTGGTGATCGACGCGGGCCGCGACACCGTGGACCAGGCGAACCCGGCGGTGGTCGAGCTGCCCGGCGACGAGCTGCTGATCATCAGCTACGACATCTTCACCCGAGAGATCGTCGGCGAGCTGCTGCCTCGCTCGGCCCTGCAGTAG
- the dnaK gene encoding molecular chaperone DnaK, translated as MARAVGIDLGTTNSVIAVLEGGEPTVIPNAEGARTTPSVVAFAKNGEVLVGEVAKRQATTNVDRTIRSVKRHMGEDWNVSIDGKKFTPQQISAFVLQKLKRDAEAYLGEQVTDAVITVPAYFSDAQRQATKEAGEIAGLNVHRIVNEPTAAALAYGLDKGTEQTILVFDLGGGTFDVSLLEIGDGVFEVKATSGDNHLGGDDWDQRIVQWLVTQFKNKNGTDLSGDKMAMQRLQEAAEKAKIELSSAAETSIHLPYLSLTDSGPLHLEEKLSRAEFQKLTNDLLERARAPFKAVIKDAGVDVSKIDHVILVGGSTRMPAVAELVKELTGGKDPNKGVNPDEVVAVGASLQAGVLKGEVKDVLLLDVTPLSLGIETKGGVFTKIIERNTTIPTKGSEIFTTAEDNQPSVMIQVYQGEREMARDNKSLGNFELTGLPPAPRNVPQIEVTFDIDANGIVHVNAKDLATGKEQRMTVTGGSALPKDDIDKMVRDAEQYAEEDRLRREAVESRNQAEGLVYQTEKFLQENEDKVPDDVKTEVKDGVAELKKALEGDDADAVKAASEKLAQSSQKMGAAMYANAQAAGGSTEDGASADGSATSSDDDGVVDAEIVDEDRPQDTNKSEDTK; from the coding sequence ATGGCCCGCGCGGTCGGTATCGATCTCGGTACGACGAACTCCGTCATCGCCGTACTGGAAGGTGGCGAGCCCACCGTCATCCCCAACGCCGAGGGAGCACGCACGACGCCCTCGGTCGTGGCCTTCGCCAAGAACGGCGAGGTCCTGGTCGGCGAGGTGGCCAAGCGCCAGGCCACCACGAACGTCGACCGCACGATCCGTTCGGTCAAGCGCCACATGGGCGAGGACTGGAACGTCTCGATCGACGGCAAGAAGTTCACCCCGCAGCAGATCAGCGCCTTCGTGCTGCAGAAGCTGAAGCGGGACGCCGAGGCGTACCTCGGGGAGCAGGTCACCGACGCGGTCATCACCGTGCCGGCCTACTTCTCCGACGCGCAGCGCCAGGCGACCAAGGAGGCCGGCGAGATCGCCGGGCTGAACGTGCACCGGATCGTCAACGAGCCGACCGCGGCCGCGCTGGCGTACGGCCTGGACAAGGGCACCGAGCAGACCATCCTGGTCTTCGACCTCGGTGGCGGCACCTTCGACGTCTCGCTGCTGGAGATCGGCGACGGCGTCTTCGAGGTGAAGGCCACCAGCGGTGACAACCACCTCGGTGGTGACGACTGGGACCAGCGCATCGTGCAGTGGCTGGTGACCCAGTTCAAGAACAAGAACGGCACCGACCTGTCCGGCGACAAGATGGCCATGCAGCGGCTGCAGGAAGCCGCCGAGAAGGCCAAGATCGAGCTGTCCAGCGCCGCCGAGACCTCGATCCACCTGCCGTACCTGAGCCTGACCGACTCCGGCCCGCTGCACCTGGAGGAGAAGCTCTCCCGGGCCGAGTTCCAGAAGCTCACCAACGACCTGCTCGAGCGCGCCCGCGCGCCGTTCAAGGCCGTCATCAAGGACGCCGGCGTCGACGTGTCGAAGATCGACCACGTCATCCTGGTCGGCGGCTCGACCCGGATGCCCGCGGTGGCCGAGCTGGTCAAGGAGCTGACCGGTGGCAAGGACCCGAACAAGGGTGTGAACCCGGACGAGGTCGTCGCCGTCGGCGCCTCCCTGCAGGCCGGTGTGCTGAAGGGTGAGGTCAAGGACGTCCTGCTGCTCGACGTGACCCCACTGAGCCTGGGCATCGAGACCAAGGGTGGCGTGTTCACCAAGATCATCGAGCGCAACACCACGATCCCGACCAAGGGCTCGGAGATCTTCACCACCGCCGAGGACAACCAGCCGTCGGTGATGATCCAGGTCTACCAGGGCGAGCGCGAGATGGCCCGGGACAACAAGTCGCTCGGCAACTTCGAGCTCACCGGCCTGCCGCCGGCGCCGCGCAACGTGCCGCAGATCGAGGTCACCTTCGACATCGACGCGAACGGCATCGTGCACGTCAACGCCAAGGACCTGGCCACCGGCAAGGAGCAGCGGATGACCGTCACCGGTGGCTCCGCGCTGCCGAAGGACGACATCGACAAGATGGTCCGCGACGCCGAGCAGTACGCCGAGGAGGACCGCTTGCGCCGCGAGGCCGTCGAGTCCCGCAACCAGGCGGAGGGTCTGGTCTACCAGACCGAGAAGTTCCTCCAGGAGAACGAGGACAAGGTCCCCGACGACGTCAAGACCGAGGTCAAGGACGGCGTCGCGGAGCTGAAGAAGGCGCTCGAGGGTGACGACGCCGACGCGGTCAAGGCCGCGTCGGAGAAGCTCGCCCAGTCCAGCCAGAAGATGGGTGCCGCGATGTACGCGAACGCCCAGGCGGCCGGTGGCTCCACCGAGGACGGCGCGTCGGCCGACGGCTCGGCCACCAGCTCCGACGACGACGGTGTCGTGGACGCCGAGATCGTCGACGAGGACCGCCCGCAGGACACCAACAAGTCCGAGGACACCAAGTGA
- a CDS encoding DUF559 domain-containing protein, with product MTLPPGRVRRKAGLPCVLHWADVPAIADVTTPIRTVLDCVRTLPLSEGLAVADSALHRGIVDQDDLLAAAERLTGPHRRRIQQVVQLADHRAESVLESALRAILVEAAIEGFEPQLPVRDAGFSARLDLGHRVLRIGLEADGFEHHGTRRALVRDCRRSVQLSLRGWRVLRFSWEDVMYDAHWVAEAVRAMTESPALSNRPDQAA from the coding sequence GTGACGCTCCCACCTGGACGCGTCCGGCGGAAGGCCGGGCTGCCGTGCGTTCTGCACTGGGCCGATGTGCCGGCCATCGCCGACGTCACCACCCCGATCCGTACGGTGCTCGACTGCGTCCGCACGCTGCCGTTGTCCGAGGGGCTGGCTGTCGCCGACTCGGCCCTGCACCGCGGCATCGTCGACCAGGACGACTTGCTGGCCGCGGCAGAACGCCTCACCGGCCCGCACCGTCGGCGAATTCAGCAAGTGGTGCAACTGGCCGACCACCGAGCGGAGTCGGTGCTCGAGTCGGCGTTGCGGGCGATTCTCGTCGAGGCGGCGATCGAAGGTTTTGAACCACAACTGCCGGTGCGGGATGCGGGGTTCTCGGCCCGGCTCGATCTCGGCCATCGTGTGCTGCGGATCGGCCTGGAAGCCGACGGCTTCGAGCACCACGGCACCCGGCGGGCGTTGGTTCGGGACTGCCGTCGATCGGTGCAGCTGAGCCTGCGGGGGTGGCGCGTTCTGCGGTTCAGCTGGGAGGACGTGATGTACGACGCGCACTGGGTGGCCGAGGCGGTTCGGGCCATGACCGAATCCCCAGCACTCAGCAACAGGCCGGACCAGGCCGCTTGA
- a CDS encoding GNAT family N-acetyltransferase — protein sequence MTFTVQTDRLLIREWQDDDAAAALEIYGAPDVALWLSPAIERIEDEATMKLVLQAWIEAQPNFVVPAGRWAITRSDTGEVVGGLLIRLLPPYEEDLEIGWQLKPSAWGNGYATEASRALMRWAFTDGDTDELYAVARPNNKRAIATAERLGMEWVGETDKYYGLNLQVYRIRAADFLS from the coding sequence GTGACGTTCACCGTGCAGACCGATCGGTTGCTGATCCGGGAGTGGCAAGACGACGACGCCGCGGCCGCGCTGGAGATCTACGGTGCGCCGGACGTGGCGTTGTGGTTGTCGCCGGCGATCGAGCGGATCGAGGACGAAGCGACGATGAAGCTGGTGCTGCAGGCCTGGATCGAGGCCCAGCCGAACTTCGTCGTGCCGGCCGGCCGCTGGGCGATCACCCGCTCCGACACCGGCGAGGTGGTCGGCGGCCTGCTGATCCGGCTGCTGCCGCCGTACGAGGAGGACCTCGAGATCGGCTGGCAGCTCAAGCCGTCGGCCTGGGGCAACGGGTACGCCACCGAGGCCAGCCGGGCGCTGATGCGCTGGGCGTTCACCGACGGCGACACCGATGAGCTGTACGCCGTGGCCCGCCCGAACAACAAACGCGCCATCGCCACCGCGGAGCGCCTCGGCATGGAGTGGGTCGGCGAGACCGACAAGTACTACGGCCTCAACCTGCAGGTCTACCGCATCCGAGCAGCCGACTTCCTGTCCTGA
- the grpE gene encoding nucleotide exchange factor GrpE produces MTDRPTDPGSEFGDGEPVVRDKRRIDPETGNLREAAEPDSAAPAGGAAPGLPGTPGAQPPRDASDLIGPSAQEALLTEALAERTADLQRLQAEYVNYKRRVDRDREANRELVIGSVLTELLQTLDDIGRAREAGELEGAFKAVAESVERVTEKLGLVKYGEVGDPFDPRIHEALLHNYSDEVDGPTATMVMQPGYRLGERILRAARVAVSEPTEQLPGDTGGPADGGDEPAEKPAE; encoded by the coding sequence GTGACCGATCGTCCCACCGACCCTGGTAGCGAGTTCGGCGACGGAGAGCCCGTCGTCCGGGACAAGCGCCGGATCGACCCGGAGACCGGCAACCTGCGGGAGGCCGCCGAGCCCGACTCGGCGGCCCCCGCGGGTGGCGCCGCGCCCGGCCTGCCCGGTACGCCGGGCGCCCAGCCGCCGCGCGACGCGTCGGACCTGATCGGGCCGTCCGCCCAGGAGGCACTGTTGACCGAGGCGCTCGCCGAACGGACGGCGGACCTGCAGCGACTGCAGGCCGAGTACGTCAACTACAAGCGCCGGGTGGACCGGGACCGCGAGGCCAACCGGGAGCTGGTGATCGGCTCGGTGCTGACCGAGCTGCTGCAGACCCTGGACGACATCGGCCGGGCCCGCGAAGCCGGCGAGCTCGAAGGCGCCTTCAAGGCCGTCGCCGAGTCGGTCGAGCGGGTCACCGAGAAGCTCGGCCTGGTGAAGTACGGCGAGGTGGGCGACCCCTTCGACCCGCGGATCCACGAGGCGCTGCTGCACAACTACTCCGACGAGGTCGACGGCCCGACCGCGACGATGGTGATGCAGCCGGGGTACCGCCTCGGCGAGCGGATCCTGCGCGCGGCCCGGGTGGCCGTCTCGGAGCCGACCGAGCAGCTGCCGGGTGACACCGGCGGTCCGGCCGACGGCGGCGACGAGCCGGCCGAGAAGCCCGCGGAGTAA